From a single Adhaeribacter swui genomic region:
- a CDS encoding fumarylacetoacetate hydrolase family protein: MKLIRFGEPGQEKPGLQLPDERRIDASAFGEDYTEQFFATDGLTRLQAWADANAATAPEVGSEVRLGPPITRPSKIICIGLNYSDHAKETGAATPAEPIVFFKATSSLVGPNDDLIIPKNSEKTDWEVELAVVIGKKATYVDEADALDYVAGYALHNDYSERAFQLERGGQWVKGKSCDTFAPLGPFLATKDEIADVHNLRLWLTLNGETKQDGNTSNLIFNVPYVVSYLSQFMSLLPGDIISTGTPAGVGLGFKPPQYLKPGDVVELGIDGLGVSKQVARALNA; this comes from the coding sequence ATGAAATTAATTCGATTTGGAGAGCCCGGCCAGGAAAAGCCCGGCTTGCAATTGCCTGATGAGCGCCGCATAGATGCCAGCGCCTTCGGCGAAGATTACACCGAACAGTTTTTTGCTACCGATGGTTTAACGCGCCTGCAGGCCTGGGCCGACGCCAATGCGGCTACGGCTCCCGAAGTTGGCAGTGAAGTACGTTTAGGGCCGCCCATTACGCGCCCCAGCAAAATTATTTGCATTGGTTTAAATTACTCCGACCACGCCAAAGAAACGGGTGCCGCTACGCCAGCCGAACCTATTGTTTTCTTTAAAGCTACCTCTTCTTTGGTTGGCCCGAACGATGATTTAATTATTCCGAAAAACAGCGAAAAAACCGATTGGGAAGTAGAACTAGCCGTGGTAATTGGTAAAAAAGCTACTTACGTAGACGAAGCCGATGCCCTGGATTACGTTGCCGGTTACGCCTTGCACAACGACTACAGCGAGCGGGCGTTCCAGTTAGAGCGCGGTGGCCAGTGGGTAAAAGGTAAAAGTTGCGACACGTTTGCTCCTCTTGGACCATTTTTAGCTACCAAAGACGAAATTGCCGATGTGCACAACTTGCGGTTATGGCTTACCCTAAACGGCGAAACCAAGCAGGATGGCAATACCAGCAATCTTATTTTTAACGTACCTTACGTGGTTAGTTATTTAAGCCAGTTTATGTCGCTGCTTCCCGGCGATATTATTTCTACGGGTACTCCGGCCGGCGTTGGATTGGGTTTTAAACCGCCGCAATACTTAAAACCCGGCGACGTAGTAGAATTGGGAATTGATGGTTTGGGTGTCTCGAAACAAGTAGCCCGAGCGTTAAATGCTTAA
- a CDS encoding 3-keto-disaccharide hydrolase, with product MNVHHSFSKKFILVGMMLGVFGLTQAQAQQTVPTPPKMVPEMTEFWEPEVKVVTPGAGTGIAAPSDAIILFDGKDLSQWVSVKDPSAPAGWTVNKGVFTVKKGTGNIQTKQSFLDYQLHIEWQIPANITGKSQGRGNSGVFLSSIGGGDAGYELQVLDSYNNRTYANGQAGSIYKQFRPLVNSMRKPGEWNVYDVVFTAPRFKEDGTLFSPARVTVFHNGVLIQNNTQIKGPTQYIGIPDYNQPHGKGPIKLQDHGDPSEPISFRNIWIREL from the coding sequence ATGAACGTACACCATTCTTTTTCTAAGAAATTTATTCTGGTTGGTATGATGCTGGGCGTATTTGGCTTAACCCAAGCCCAGGCGCAACAAACCGTACCCACTCCGCCCAAAATGGTACCCGAAATGACCGAGTTCTGGGAACCTGAGGTAAAAGTAGTTACTCCGGGCGCTGGTACCGGCATCGCAGCCCCATCGGATGCCATTATTTTATTTGATGGAAAAGATTTATCGCAGTGGGTATCGGTTAAAGATCCTTCGGCACCAGCCGGCTGGACCGTAAACAAAGGCGTATTTACCGTTAAAAAAGGTACCGGCAACATTCAAACCAAGCAATCTTTCCTGGATTACCAATTGCACATCGAGTGGCAAATTCCAGCTAACATTACCGGCAAAAGCCAGGGCCGGGGCAACAGTGGCGTATTCTTATCGTCTATTGGTGGCGGCGATGCGGGTTACGAACTGCAGGTGCTCGATAGCTACAACAACCGTACTTACGCCAATGGCCAGGCCGGCAGTATTTACAAACAATTTCGCCCGTTGGTAAACTCTATGCGCAAACCCGGCGAATGGAACGTATACGATGTGGTGTTTACCGCCCCGCGCTTTAAAGAAGATGGTACGCTTTTCAGCCCGGCCCGGGTAACGGTATTCCATAACGGCGTTTTAATTCAGAACAACACCCAGATTAAAGGCCCAACCCAGTACATTGGTATACCAGACTATAACCAGCCACACGGCAAAGGCCCGATTAAATTACAAGACCACGGCGACCCTAGCGAACCTATCAGCTTCCGCAATATCTGGATTCGCGAGTTATAA
- a CDS encoding SDR family NAD(P)-dependent oxidoreductase — MALFDLTGKTAVVTGGGSGIGKSISHLFAQQGAHVYILELNAEAGEETIREITEAGGKATLRPCNVAKQAEVLEVFAGIEQKAGTIDILINNAGIAHVGNLENTAEADIDRIYSVNIKGMYNCMLAAVQIMKKANKGVITNMASVAGSLGIPDRFAYSMSKGAVIAMTYSVARDYLTSNIRCNCISPGRVHTPFVDGFIAKNYPGREQEMFEKLSKTQPIGRMGTPNEIAHLALYLSSEEASFITGTDYPIDGGFITLNS, encoded by the coding sequence ATGGCCTTATTTGATTTAACCGGTAAAACAGCCGTAGTTACGGGCGGTGGTAGTGGCATTGGTAAAAGTATTTCGCATTTGTTTGCCCAGCAAGGAGCCCACGTGTATATTCTGGAGTTAAACGCCGAAGCCGGCGAGGAAACAATCCGGGAAATTACCGAAGCGGGGGGCAAAGCTACTTTACGCCCCTGCAACGTGGCCAAACAAGCCGAGGTACTGGAAGTTTTTGCCGGTATAGAACAAAAAGCCGGAACCATTGATATTTTAATAAACAACGCCGGTATTGCCCACGTGGGTAATTTAGAAAATACCGCCGAAGCAGATATTGATCGCATTTACTCGGTTAATATTAAAGGCATGTATAACTGCATGCTGGCCGCCGTTCAAATCATGAAAAAGGCCAACAAAGGCGTTATTACCAACATGGCTTCGGTAGCGGGTTCGTTAGGCATCCCCGACCGGTTTGCTTATTCTATGAGTAAAGGTGCCGTTATCGCCATGACGTATTCGGTAGCCCGCGATTATTTAACATCCAACATCCGGTGCAATTGCATTTCGCCGGGCCGGGTACATACGCCGTTCGTTGACGGCTTTATTGCCAAAAATTATCCGGGCCGTGAACAGGAAATGTTCGAGAAACTATCGAAAACGCAACCCATTGGCCGAATGGGCACTCCCAACGAAATTGCTCACCTGGCGCTGTACCTCAGCTCCGAAGAAGCCAGCTTTATCACCGGCACCGACTACCCGATTGACGGCGGTTTTATAACGCTGAATAGTTAA
- a CDS encoding Nramp family divalent metal transporter produces MQTLQEPSVRENQAMLQDPYVITNNKIQEPPTTLRGIARHLGPGFVLSAAIVGSGELIATTALGAQAGFVTFWVIILSCLVKVALQLEWGKHVIHSGETSMASLNQLPGFKMGKANWSIWLWLFIQLFKLLQVGGIVGGVAITLNMMAPVISIPVWAVVITFITALLVYKGYYKVVEQFSLIMMVFFTVFTLASVFFLQYTPFAISWADIQEGLQLKLPPSTVAIAIAAFGITGVGGDEIMYYNYWCIEKGYAGFTGMRQNTPEWQQRAKGWIKIMYYDALLAMVVYTVVTAAFYILGAAVLHNQGQVPEGYNMVKVLSGMYTQTLGPWAEVIFMISAFMVLYSTMFTATASFTRIFSDAFGQLGWVSFTDYATRKKTIAVLAWAFPVSWCLLFLFIKLPMSMILLGGFMTSILLLLVVYAAIYFRYRRLPAALKPTRWYDLAFWLSCITILAIAVYGIVQAIKL; encoded by the coding sequence ATGCAAACGCTACAAGAGCCTTCTGTCCGGGAGAACCAAGCAATGTTGCAAGACCCGTACGTAATAACGAACAACAAAATCCAGGAACCGCCAACTACCCTTCGGGGAATTGCCCGTCACCTGGGTCCGGGTTTTGTGCTTTCGGCGGCAATAGTGGGTTCCGGCGAGTTGATTGCTACCACGGCCTTGGGCGCGCAAGCGGGTTTTGTTACCTTTTGGGTAATTATTTTAAGTTGTCTGGTAAAAGTAGCCTTACAGCTGGAGTGGGGCAAACACGTGATTCATTCCGGCGAAACGTCCATGGCCTCGCTTAACCAACTACCCGGTTTTAAAATGGGTAAGGCGAACTGGAGCATCTGGCTGTGGTTGTTTATTCAACTGTTTAAGCTTTTGCAGGTGGGCGGCATTGTGGGTGGCGTAGCCATTACGCTGAACATGATGGCCCCGGTTATTAGCATTCCCGTCTGGGCCGTAGTCATAACCTTCATTACCGCTTTGCTGGTGTACAAAGGTTACTACAAAGTAGTCGAGCAGTTTTCGCTGATCATGATGGTGTTCTTCACGGTTTTTACCTTGGCTTCGGTGTTTTTTCTGCAATACACGCCATTTGCTATTTCGTGGGCCGATATTCAGGAAGGTTTACAACTAAAGCTGCCGCCCAGTACCGTGGCTATTGCCATTGCAGCTTTTGGCATAACCGGCGTGGGTGGCGACGAAATTATGTATTACAACTACTGGTGTATCGAGAAAGGGTACGCCGGATTTACGGGAATGCGGCAAAACACCCCGGAGTGGCAGCAAAGAGCCAAAGGCTGGATAAAAATTATGTATTACGATGCCTTGCTGGCCATGGTGGTTTACACCGTAGTAACCGCCGCTTTTTATATTTTAGGAGCGGCCGTACTGCACAACCAGGGCCAGGTGCCCGAAGGCTATAATATGGTAAAAGTATTATCGGGCATGTACACGCAAACCTTAGGTCCGTGGGCCGAAGTTATCTTTATGATCAGCGCTTTTATGGTGTTGTACTCCACCATGTTCACGGCTACCGCCAGTTTCACGCGTATTTTTTCAGATGCTTTCGGGCAGTTGGGTTGGGTATCGTTTACCGATTATGCTACCCGCAAAAAAACAATTGCGGTGCTGGCCTGGGCTTTTCCGGTTAGCTGGTGTTTGCTGTTTTTGTTTATTAAGCTGCCCATGAGCATGATTTTACTGGGCGGCTTTATGACCTCGATCTTATTACTCTTAGTCGTGTACGCGGCCATTTATTTCCGCTATCGCCGTTTACCGGCCGCTTTAAAACCTACCCGGTGGTACGATCTTGCTTTTTGGCTGAGTTGTATTACCATTCTGGCTATTGCGGTGTACGGCATTGTGCAGGCAATAAAATTGTAA
- a CDS encoding purple acid phosphatase family protein translates to MPPKAGLVNLFFKLFLFQVLVIRLAAAQGQEMALASPVNAAPSPRPDRIILSWVADPTTSFTATWRTDNSIKTPKAEVAIADASPFFTQQAQEVKAKTESLKTENGAALYHHVTFQNLKPNTLYAYRVGDGTYWSEWYQVKTANNQPEPFSFIYLGDAQNDLFSLWSRTIRAAYATAPQAKFMIHAGDLINHAEADAEWQEWFSAGSFIHATIPSLPTPGNHEYTRTVGIPTLTRLWQPHFTLPANGIKDLQDTNYYVDYQNIRIIALNSMMHVPAQADWLEKILKNNPQQWTFVFFHYPVFSTSGRNEIGNLAKHWKPIFDKYKVDLVMQGHEHNYARGTNLPYGVNYKDDQTGTVYVVSVSGPKMYDISPEEWMARKAENTQLYQVITVDHDQVLYKAITVTGEVYDQFELRKQPGQPNKLTNFKNSLNPERQFKNTLSKPEN, encoded by the coding sequence ATGCCCCCAAAAGCTGGTTTGGTAAACTTATTTTTTAAATTATTTTTATTTCAGGTACTGGTAATTCGTTTAGCCGCAGCGCAGGGCCAGGAAATGGCTCTGGCTTCGCCGGTAAATGCAGCGCCTTCGCCGCGGCCCGACCGGATTATTTTGAGCTGGGTAGCCGATCCTACCACTTCTTTTACGGCTACCTGGCGCACCGATAATTCAATAAAAACCCCTAAAGCCGAAGTAGCCATAGCCGATGCCTCGCCATTTTTTACCCAACAAGCCCAGGAAGTAAAAGCCAAAACCGAATCCCTTAAAACCGAAAACGGCGCCGCTCTGTACCACCACGTTACTTTCCAGAACTTAAAGCCCAACACGTTATACGCTTACCGCGTGGGCGATGGCACCTACTGGAGCGAGTGGTACCAGGTTAAAACTGCCAATAACCAACCCGAGCCTTTTTCATTTATTTACCTGGGCGATGCGCAAAACGATTTGTTTTCGCTGTGGTCGCGTACCATCCGGGCCGCTTATGCCACCGCGCCACAGGCTAAATTCATGATTCACGCCGGCGATTTAATTAACCACGCCGAAGCCGACGCGGAATGGCAAGAATGGTTTAGCGCCGGCAGTTTTATTCACGCCACCATACCCAGTTTACCTACGCCGGGCAACCACGAATATACCCGCACCGTGGGCATTCCTACGCTTACCCGGTTGTGGCAACCGCATTTTACGTTGCCCGCCAACGGCATTAAAGATTTGCAAGACACCAATTATTACGTAGACTACCAGAACATTCGGATTATTGCGCTTAACTCCATGATGCACGTACCCGCGCAAGCCGATTGGTTGGAGAAAATTTTAAAAAATAATCCGCAGCAATGGACCTTTGTTTTTTTTCATTACCCGGTATTTTCAACGTCGGGCCGCAACGAAATTGGAAATTTAGCGAAGCACTGGAAACCAATTTTTGATAAATATAAAGTAGATTTGGTGATGCAGGGCCACGAACATAATTACGCCCGGGGCACGAATCTGCCTTACGGTGTAAATTACAAAGACGATCAGACCGGCACGGTGTACGTGGTATCGGTAAGCGGTCCTAAAATGTACGATATAAGTCCGGAAGAGTGGATGGCGCGAAAAGCCGAAAATACCCAGCTATATCAGGTTATCACCGTTGATCACGACCAGGTTCTCTATAAAGCCATTACCGTTACCGGCGAAGTATACGACCAATTTGAGCTACGGAAGCAACCAGGTCAACCGAATAAACTAACCAATTTTAAAAACAG
- a CDS encoding PAS domain S-box protein, translated as MPAKNFTLLAPSEEAKRLNTLYQYEILDTEAEADFDAITQLASQICNTPIAHISFIDQDRQWFKSIIGLKFTEIARSNSLCQYTILDDNILEVEDSSEHELFCKYLAVTQDPPIRFYAGAPLITSDGYRIGTLCVLDKKSRSLTNAQRQSLQTLAQGVITSLELRFHRRKLEQENQRLNLHKMLFNNSVEMMCIIDLKTSLFIEVNAAVKTIMGFEPHELIGQSVLDFIHPEDLNNWINLLEKLPAGEAIESESRYFAKDGTIRWISCRNQTIHGKIFATARDITQLRKSGSENLNVENLLINVLDNSPSGICAFQCIRDEAHQIVDFKWLMLNQAVEKIIEQKASDVIGQAFSKVSNSENLKILLPLAKQVIDQNTPIQEELYFYGKDGRKNWYQLIANKMGDGLVVVVNDISERKLNEEELQNQRTFYESILNNIPSDVAVFDAELRYLFANPQAIKNPEIQQWIIGKNDFEYAAYRNCKLSIAEQHTQKIQEAIVKKQIMQWEETIAAPDGQLFHYMRRLNPIFDEANNLQYLIGYGFDITDRKNIETELQYQKELVQQVIDTNPSLLYLKNEEGQFTLVNKAFADFFGLPADQLIGQNSAAFESSLEASAVSQNQDHQVLETCQSVEIKELNVYHPLKDQQLCFNLLKIPFIQADKKPQILCIATDITEAKEIERSLRESQKMLTESQQIAHLGSWYCDLKLEKAVWSDETFHIFGLEPHEEPPNFKEVLQLLHPEDAQALIGKLQETIVYQQPYTAESRIMLPNGQVRYIQDVGRTELDETGQPCRLVGTIQDITNHKKIEQELILAKEQAEELVRAKEMFLSMMSHEIRTPLNAVIGMSHLLLQSNPKPEQIENLKVLRFSGENLLILINDILDFSKIEAGKITFEETPFNLPDLISSVKQSFQYQADEKNLKIKARLDAALPSVLVGDPVRLNQIITNLLSNAIKFTAQGSITMDIVLEEETKEQATLSFIVTDTGIGIPEDKLSVIFESFTQAQSDTTRKFGGTGLGLTITKRLIELQNGTISVTSTLGKGSVFTVTIPFNKSPQQVVAPDQPYFDNPSQNLENVRLLLVEDNEVNQFIAMQFLKNWGITPDCALNGEVAVNMARQQTYDIILMDLQMPVMDGFEATKQIRELGGSYATIPIIALTASAMVDVREKALHYGMNEHVSKPFNPNELYSKIIKYTNPEILPAAIYHNNFL; from the coding sequence ATGCCAGCTAAAAATTTTACTTTACTTGCCCCGTCCGAAGAAGCGAAAAGATTAAATACGCTGTACCAATACGAAATACTGGATACCGAGGCAGAAGCTGATTTTGATGCTATCACGCAATTGGCTTCCCAAATTTGCAATACGCCTATTGCGCATATATCTTTTATTGACCAGGATCGGCAATGGTTTAAATCGATAATCGGTCTGAAATTTACCGAAATAGCGCGTAGTAATTCATTGTGCCAATATACTATTCTGGATGACAATATTCTGGAAGTAGAAGATTCGTCGGAACACGAGTTGTTTTGTAAATACCTTGCTGTAACCCAGGACCCGCCAATTCGCTTTTATGCCGGCGCTCCTTTAATTACCTCAGATGGTTACCGGATAGGTACTTTGTGCGTGCTTGATAAAAAATCCAGATCCTTAACCAATGCGCAACGTCAGTCCTTACAAACCCTGGCACAAGGCGTGATAACTAGCTTAGAACTCCGTTTTCATCGCAGAAAATTAGAACAAGAAAATCAACGGTTGAACCTTCATAAGATGCTGTTTAACAATAGCGTGGAGATGATGTGCATCATTGATTTAAAAACAAGCTTGTTTATAGAAGTAAATGCGGCGGTTAAGACCATAATGGGCTTTGAACCGCACGAACTTATTGGCCAATCGGTTTTAGACTTTATTCATCCCGAAGATTTAAATAACTGGATTAACTTACTCGAGAAATTGCCTGCTGGAGAGGCCATAGAATCAGAATCGAGGTACTTTGCAAAAGATGGTACCATCCGGTGGATTAGTTGCCGTAACCAAACCATTCATGGAAAAATATTTGCTACCGCCCGCGATATTACCCAATTACGGAAATCGGGTAGTGAAAACCTGAATGTAGAAAACCTGCTCATAAACGTACTGGACAACTCCCCTTCGGGGATTTGCGCTTTTCAATGCATCCGGGATGAAGCCCATCAAATAGTTGATTTTAAATGGTTAATGCTCAACCAGGCCGTAGAAAAAATTATCGAGCAAAAAGCCTCCGATGTCATTGGGCAGGCTTTTTCAAAGGTATCAAATTCCGAAAATTTAAAAATCCTCCTTCCTTTAGCTAAACAAGTAATCGACCAGAATACGCCCATACAAGAAGAACTTTATTTTTACGGAAAAGATGGCCGGAAGAACTGGTACCAACTAATTGCCAATAAAATGGGGGATGGCCTGGTGGTAGTGGTAAATGATATTTCGGAACGTAAACTAAACGAAGAAGAACTTCAAAATCAGCGCACTTTTTACGAAAGCATTTTAAATAATATACCGTCGGATGTGGCCGTGTTTGATGCCGAACTACGCTACTTATTTGCGAACCCGCAAGCCATAAAAAATCCGGAGATACAGCAGTGGATTATTGGCAAAAATGATTTTGAATACGCAGCTTATCGCAACTGTAAACTAAGCATAGCCGAACAGCATACACAAAAAATACAAGAAGCTATCGTTAAAAAGCAAATTATGCAATGGGAAGAGACTATTGCAGCTCCCGATGGCCAGCTATTTCATTATATGCGCCGGCTTAATCCTATTTTTGATGAAGCCAACAACCTGCAATACCTCATTGGCTATGGTTTTGATATTACCGATCGCAAAAATATAGAAACCGAATTGCAGTACCAGAAAGAGTTGGTGCAACAAGTAATAGATACCAACCCGAGTTTGCTGTATTTAAAAAATGAAGAAGGTCAATTTACCTTGGTAAACAAAGCCTTTGCTGATTTTTTTGGTTTACCGGCCGATCAGTTAATCGGGCAAAATTCAGCGGCATTCGAGTCCTCCCTGGAAGCCTCCGCGGTAAGCCAGAATCAGGATCATCAGGTTCTGGAAACCTGCCAATCCGTCGAGATAAAAGAATTAAACGTGTATCACCCTTTAAAAGACCAACAACTGTGTTTTAATCTTTTAAAAATACCGTTTATTCAAGCTGATAAAAAACCGCAGATATTGTGTATTGCCACCGATATTACTGAAGCCAAAGAGATAGAACGAAGCCTGCGGGAAAGCCAGAAAATGCTAACGGAATCGCAGCAAATTGCACATCTGGGTTCCTGGTACTGCGATTTAAAGTTAGAAAAAGCCGTTTGGTCCGACGAAACTTTCCATATTTTTGGATTGGAGCCTCACGAAGAACCGCCTAATTTTAAAGAAGTACTGCAGCTTTTGCACCCCGAAGATGCCCAAGCCTTAATTGGAAAGCTGCAGGAAACCATTGTTTATCAACAACCTTACACCGCAGAATCGCGAATAATGCTGCCCAATGGGCAAGTGCGCTACATTCAGGATGTGGGACGCACCGAATTAGATGAAACCGGCCAGCCTTGTCGTTTGGTGGGCACCATCCAGGATATCACTAACCACAAGAAAATTGAGCAGGAATTAATTCTGGCCAAAGAACAAGCCGAAGAATTAGTGCGGGCCAAGGAAATGTTTTTATCCATGATGAGCCACGAAATCCGGACGCCGTTAAATGCGGTTATTGGCATGTCGCATTTGCTTTTGCAAAGCAACCCCAAACCGGAACAAATCGAAAACTTAAAAGTGCTGCGTTTTTCCGGCGAAAACCTGCTTATCTTAATAAACGATATTCTGGATTTTAGTAAAATAGAAGCCGGTAAAATTACCTTTGAAGAAACACCTTTTAACCTGCCTGATTTAATCTCCAGCGTAAAGCAATCGTTCCAGTACCAGGCCGATGAAAAAAATTTAAAAATTAAAGCCCGTCTCGATGCGGCTTTGCCCTCTGTTTTGGTGGGCGACCCCGTGCGATTAAATCAGATTATTACTAATTTGCTATCTAACGCCATTAAATTTACTGCTCAGGGTAGCATTACCATGGATATTGTTCTGGAAGAAGAAACCAAAGAGCAGGCTACTCTATCGTTTATAGTAACCGATACCGGCATTGGCATTCCGGAAGATAAACTTTCTGTTATTTTCGAAAGCTTTACCCAAGCCCAATCCGACACTACCCGCAAATTTGGTGGCACCGGCTTAGGTTTAACTATTACTAAACGCCTGATAGAGCTGCAAAACGGCACTATATCGGTAACCAGCACCTTGGGCAAAGGCAGCGTATTTACAGTAACCATTCCGTTTAATAAAAGCCCGCAGCAAGTAGTAGCTCCTGATCAACCTTACTTTGATAACCCCAGCCAGAATTTAGAGAATGTGCGTTTGTTGCTGGTAGAAGATAATGAGGTAAACCAGTTTATTGCTATGCAGTTTTTAAAAAATTGGGGCATTACGCCAGATTGCGCTTTAAACGGGGAAGTAGCCGTAAACATGGCCCGGCAGCAAACCTACGATATAATTTTAATGGATTTACAAATGCCCGTAATGGATGGGTTTGAAGCCACCAAACAAATCCGGGAGCTGGGGGGCAGCTACGCCACTATACCCATTATTGCTTTAACGGCATCTGCCATGGTGGATGTACGGGAAAAGGCGCTGCATTACGGCATGAACGAACACGTAAGTAAACCTTTTAACCCGAACGAGCTGTATTCAAAAATTATTAAATACACCAACCCCGAAATTTTACCGGCTGCCATTTATCACAATAATTTTTTATAA